ATCTTATTCGTATGCACCGGCAACATCTGCCGTTCTCCCACCGCCGAAGCGGTGGCACGTCACTGGTTGCGCATGGTCGGGCTGGATGGCGAGGTGGTGGTCGACTCGGCCGGCATTCAGGGCTACCACGCCGGCGAGGCACCGGACCCGCGCACCCAACGCGCGGCGGCCCTGCGGGGCTACGATCTGGCGCGTCTGCGTGCACGCAAGCTGACCGCAGAGGACTATGCCCGCTTCGATCTGCTGTTGGCCATGGATCGCGGCCATTTCGAGCACATGCAGCGCCGGTGCCCGCCGGACCATGCCCACAAGGTGCATCTGTTCCTCGAATACGCGCACGATCGGGCGGAGCGCGAGGTGCCCGACCCCTATTACGGCGGCCACTCCGGCTTCGACCATGTGCTCGATCTGTGTGAGGCCGGGGTGCAGGGCCTGATCGATACCCTGCGCGATCACCACAGCTGAGCGTCATCATGCGCGGTCGGGGGTGATCGGGCGCGAAAAAAAGCCCGCCGAAATCGGCGGGCTTTTCCTCTTTGCGTCGTCGCGGGCTTACTTGCGGGTCTCGACCTGCTGAAGTTCGCCCTCGCGGGGCGCCTCGGCTCGCGGCGGGCGCGGACGGCCCAGTTGAACCGGTTCGGTGGCGTCGGTGTGGGTTGCCACCTTGTCCGCATGGGTTTCGATCATGACCAGACCGCTGTCCGCCAAGCTCGCGCTCATGTCGATCGGTTCCTCCTCGGCGGCCGGTTCAGGGGCGGACGTCGTCTCTTCGGCGGTTGTCGGCTCGGCGGCGCTTTCGTCGGAGACCGAGACGGCGATCTCCGGTTCGGCTGCCGGCTCGGCCGCGCCACCCGCCATGTCCGGTGCCGGTGCTGCCTCGGCGACAGGAGCTGCTTCGGGGGCCGATTCCAGAGTCGCTTCGTCGGGCGCTTGCGCCGCGGCTTCGGCGGTCGTCTCAGGCTGATCGGATTCGGCCGGAGCCTCCACGGCTACCGGCTCGACGGAGGTGTCCGTCTCGACCCCGATCGTTGCTTCGATACGGGGTTCGGTGGTCGACTCTGCCGTCTCGACCGTCTCGACCGTCTCGACCGTCTCGACCGTCTCGACCGTCTCTTCCTGGCGGGCATCGGCCCGTGCTGGTGTCGTGGTCTCCGCCAGTGCGGACGGGGCGGCCTCGGTCATGGCTTCGGCGGCAGCGCCCACAGCGGTGGTCGCCACTGCTGCGATAGCGGTATTGGCCGTTTCGCTTTCAGTGCCGGTTTCGCCGGTTTCATCGGTTTGAGCGGACTCGCCGTTCTGATCGCGGTTCTGACGCGAACGGCGACGACGGCGCGAACGCGAACTGCGCGTTTCGCCATTCGACTCGTCACCTTCGGGGGCGGCGCTGGTGCTGTCGTCACCTTGGGCGTCGGCCGCATCGGCCTCGTTCGTGCCTTCGGCGTTGGCGTTGTCGACCGCGTTTTCAGCTTGTCGGCCGCGCCCGCGGCGTCCCCGACGGCGTCCGCTGGAGCGGGTGTTGCCGCTGTCGTCGTCACTGGTCTCGGGGGTCTCGGCGGCCGTCAGGGCCGTTGTCTCGGTCGTGGTCGCATCGGCGTTCTGGCTCTCGTCTTTGCGGTTGCCACGGCGGCCGCGGCCGCGGCGACTGCTGCCGGACTTGCCTTCCTTGTCGTCCTCGCTGCGTTCGTCGCGATTGCGCCGGTTGTCGGTCGTGCGCTCCTCGTTGCGTCGGCTCTCGGCGTTGCGTTCCTCGCCGCGTCGGTTGTTGCGCCCACGGCCACGGCGATTGCCTTCGCTGCGCTCGCGCGTGCCGCCGTTGCGCGGGCTCTTGGTGTGCGTGGCCGATTCGGACTCGGTCTCGGTTGCGGCCGGCGTGGCCGGCGCGCTTGCGAACAGGCGTTTGACCCAGCCGAGGAAGCCTCCGGCAGCCGGCGTTTCGCCGCTGGTGGTTTCGGACGCCGGCGTGCTCGGTGCTGCTTCGGCCGGCACCGGCATCGGTGCCGGCGCGATGGTCCGCACTGCGGCCTCGGGGCGTGCCGGTTTTTTGCCTTCTTCGAGCAGGGTTTCGGTGTACGAAGGCTGCTGCGGCTGCTCGGCCATCTCGTAGCTGGGCCGCACCGTCTCTTCCAGGTTCAGTTGGTCATGGCGCAGGCGGATGATCTCGCTGGCCGGCGTTTCCAGGTGGCGGTTGGGGATGATCACCAGGTTGACCTTGTGGCGCAGCTCGATGTGCGCGATGTCCACCCGTTTCTCGTTGAGCAGGAAGGTGGCGACATCCACCGGCACCTGGCAGTGCACCGCGCCGGTGTTGTCCTTCATCGCTTCCTCTTCCAGGATGCGCAGGATCTGCAGGGCGGAGGATTCGGTGCTGCGGATGTGACCGGTGCCGCTGCAGCGCGGGCAGGGGATGTAGCTGGTCTCGGCCAGGGCCGGGCGCAGGCGCTGGCGCGACAGCTCGAGCAGGCCGAAGCGGCTGATCTTGCCCATCTGCACGCGGGCGCGGTCATGGCGCAGGGCGTCGCGCAGGCGGTTTTCCACTTCGCGCTGGTTCTTGCTCGACTCCATGTCGATGAAGTCGATCACCAGCAGACCGCCGAGGTCGCGCAGGCGCAGCTGGCGGGCGACTTCGTCGGCGGCTTCCAGGTTGGTGCGCAGCGCGGTTTCCTCGATGTCGGAGCCCTTGGTGGAGCGGCCCGAGTTCACGTCGACCGACACCAGCGCTTCGGTGTGGTCGATCACGATGGCACCTCCCGAGGGCAGGGTGACCTGGCGCGCGTAGGCGGCGTCGATCTGGTGCTCGATCTGAAAGCGCGAGAACAGGGGGACGTCGTCCGAGTAGCGCTTCACCCGATTGACGTTCTGCGGCATGACGTGGGCCATGAACTGGCGTGCCTGCTCGAAGATG
The nucleotide sequence above comes from Nitrogeniibacter mangrovi. Encoded proteins:
- a CDS encoding low molecular weight protein-tyrosine-phosphatase; translated protein: MRRILFVCTGNICRSPTAEAVARHWLRMVGLDGEVVVDSAGIQGYHAGEAPDPRTQRAAALRGYDLARLRARKLTAEDYARFDLLLAMDRGHFEHMQRRCPPDHAHKVHLFLEYAHDRAEREVPDPYYGGHSGFDHVLDLCEAGVQGLIDTLRDHHS
- a CDS encoding Rne/Rng family ribonuclease, yielding MKRMLFNATQAEELRVAIVDGQKLIDLDIESAAKEQRKSNIYKAVITRLEPSLEAAFVDYGADRHGFLPFKEIAKTYLRKDGDGGRTRPQDVLKEGDELIVQVEKDERGNKGAALTTYISLAGRYLVLMPNNPRGGGVSRRVEGDERAELRDVMDQLEVPSGMSMIARTAAIGRSAEELQWDLNYLLQLWAAIDGAAHAQAGAFLIYQEGSLVIRAIRDYFQPDIGEILIDTDDIFEQARQFMAHVMPQNVNRVKRYSDDVPLFSRFQIEHQIDAAYARQVTLPSGGAIVIDHTEALVSVDVNSGRSTKGSDIEETALRTNLEAADEVARQLRLRDLGGLLVIDFIDMESSKNQREVENRLRDALRHDRARVQMGKISRFGLLELSRQRLRPALAETSYIPCPRCSGTGHIRSTESSALQILRILEEEAMKDNTGAVHCQVPVDVATFLLNEKRVDIAHIELRHKVNLVIIPNRHLETPASEIIRLRHDQLNLEETVRPSYEMAEQPQQPSYTETLLEEGKKPARPEAAVRTIAPAPMPVPAEAAPSTPASETTSGETPAAGGFLGWVKRLFASAPATPAATETESESATHTKSPRNGGTRERSEGNRRGRGRNNRRGEERNAESRRNEERTTDNRRNRDERSEDDKEGKSGSSRRGRGRRGNRKDESQNADATTTETTALTAAETPETSDDDSGNTRSSGRRRGRRGRGRQAENAVDNANAEGTNEADAADAQGDDSTSAAPEGDESNGETRSSRSRRRRRSRQNRDQNGESAQTDETGETGTESETANTAIAAVATTAVGAAAEAMTEAAPSALAETTTPARADARQEETVETVETVETVETVETAESTTEPRIEATIGVETDTSVEPVAVEAPAESDQPETTAEAAAQAPDEATLESAPEAAPVAEAAPAPDMAGGAAEPAAEPEIAVSVSDESAAEPTTAEETTSAPEPAAEEEPIDMSASLADSGLVMIETHADKVATHTDATEPVQLGRPRPPRAEAPREGELQQVETRK